In Balaenoptera musculus isolate JJ_BM4_2016_0621 chromosome 19, mBalMus1.pri.v3, whole genome shotgun sequence, one genomic interval encodes:
- the LOC118885617 gene encoding interferon lambda-3-like isoform X1: MAPGCTLVLMLMTVAPSRTGAAPVPSPLGALPGARGCHMAQFKSLSPQELQAFKRAKDAFEESLLQKDWDCSSRLFPRTRDLRQLQVWERPVALEAELALTLNVLEATANSSLDHILDQPLHTLHHIHSKLQACVPAQPTAGPRPRGRLHHWLHRLQEAPKKESRDCLEASVMFNLFRLLTQDLKCVASGDQCV; the protein is encoded by the exons ATGGCCCCGGGCTGCACGCTGGTGCTGATGCTGATGACCGTGGCGCCGAGCAGGACAGGAGCAGCTCCTGTGCCCTCGCCCCTCGGGGCCCTCCCAGGTGCACGGGGCTGCCACATGGCCCAGTTCAAGTCTCTGTCCCCACAAGAGCTGCAGGCCTTCAAGAGGGCCAAGGACGCCTTT GAAGAGTCGCTCTTGCAGAAGGACTGGGACTGCAGCTCCCGCCTCTTCCCCAGGACCCGGGACCTGAGGCAGCTGCAG GTGTGGGAGCGCCCTGTGGCCTTGGAGGCTGAGCTGGCCCTGACACTGAATGTCCTGGAGGCCACGGCTAACTCATCCCTGGACCACATCCTGGACCAGCCCCTTCACACGCTGCACCACATCCACTCCAAGCTCCAGGCCTGT gTCCCAGCTCAGCCCACAGCAGGCCCCAGGCCCCGGGGCCGCCTCCACCACTGGCTGCACCGGCTCCAGGAGGCCCCGAAGAAG gagTCCCGGGACTGCCTCGAAGCCTCTGTCATGTTCAACCTCTTCCGCCTCCTCACCCAGGACCTGAAATGTGTTGCCAGTGGAGACCAGTGTGTCTGA
- the LOC118885700 gene encoding interferon lambda-3-like, with amino-acid sequence MAPGCTLVLMLMTVAPSRTGAAPVPSPLGALPGARGCHMAQFKSLSPQELQAFKRAKDAFEESLLQKDWDCSSRLFPRTRDLRQLQVWERPVALEAELALTLNVLEATANSSLEHILDQPLHTLHHIHSKLQACVPAQPTAGPRPRGRLHHWLHRLQEAPKKSRDCLEASVMFNLFRLLTRDLKCVASGDQCV; translated from the exons ATGGCCCCGGGCTGCACGCTGGTGCTGATGCTGATGACCGTGGCGCCGAGCAGGACAGGAGCAGCTCCTGTGCCCTCGCCCCTCGGGGCCCTCCCAGGTGCACGGGGCTGCCACATGGCCCAGTTCAAGTCTCTGTCCCCACAAGAGCTGCAGGCCTTCAAGAGGGCCAAGGACGCCTTT GAAGAGTCGCTCTTGCAGAAGGACTGGGACTGCAGCTCCCGCCTCTTCCCCAGGACCCGGGACCTGAGGCAGCTGCAG GTGTGGGAGCGCCCTGTGGCCTTGGAGGCTGAGCTGGCCCTGACACTGAATGTCCTGGAGGCCACGGCTAACTCATCCCTGGAGCACATCCTGGACCAGCCCCTTCACACGCTGCACCACATCCACTCCAAGCTCCAGGCCTGT gTCCCAGCTCAGCCCACAGCAGGCCCCAGGCCCCGGGGCCGCCTCCACCACTGGCTGCACCGGCTCCAGGAGGCCCCGAAGAAG TCCCGGGACTGCCTCGAAGCCTCTGTCATGTTCAACCTCTTCCGCCTCCTCACCCGGGACCTGAAATGTGTTGCCAGTGGAGACCAGTGTGTCTGA
- the LOC118885803 gene encoding interferon lambda-4-like, whose product MGPSGAAAVAVGLWVLVTVGVAADPEVVEPPRRLLSHYRSLDPRALLAIKALRDHYEEETLSWRPRNCSFRRRRDPPRPSSRALLRQVARGLADAQDVLSSLPSPELFPGVGPTLELLAAAGRDVAACLELVRPGSRRKSLRRPGRRPQTRTAGSPRCHEATVIFNLLRLLAWDLRLVAHSGPCL is encoded by the exons ATGGGGCCGAGTGGCGCAGCCGCGGTGGCCGTGGGGCTGTGGGTCTTGGTGACGGTGGGCGTGGCGGCGGACCCCGAAGTGGTGGAGCCTCCGCGCCGCCTCCTCTCACACTACCGCTCCCTGGACCCCCGGGCGCTGCTGGCCATCAAGGCACTGAGGGACCACTAT GAGGAAGAGACGCTGAGCTGGAGGCCGCGCAACTGCTCGTTCCGCCGGAGGAGGGACCCTCCGCGGCCTTCC TCCCGTGCGCTGCTCCGCCAGGTGGCCCGCGGCCTCGCCGACGCCCAAGACGTGCTGAGCAGCCTGCCGAGCCCCGAGCTGTTCCCCGGCGTCGGCCCGACCCTGGAGCTGCTGGCGGCCGCGGGGCGGGACGTGGCGGCCTGC CTCGAGCTGGTCCGGCCAGGCTCCCGGAGGAAGTCCCTGCGGCGGCCCGGGAGGCGTCCCCAGACTCGCACAGCT GGCTCGCCTCGGTGCCACGAAGCCACCGTCATCTTCAACCTCCTGCGCCTGCTCGCGTGGGACCTGCGGCTGGTGGCGCACTCGGGTCCTTGTCTGTGA
- the DPRX gene encoding divergent paired-related homeobox — translation METHLDYRVSDPDDLSKGKYQKHPKRKRTTFTKKQLADLNFLFNKNPYPTPSLQREMTSKMDIHPTVLQVWFKNRRAKLKKAKYEDFQSEQQEAQQQLSEAGGKISSSKGNMDTPPRSPNGTSPASLVYMDRPISSFQLSRWRNLKAVTDHSLGHKMVHFGYCQYPNIYCLYPILETQALSTSFNSNSFGSFSP, via the coding sequence ATGGAAACACATCTAGATTACAGGGTGTCGGATCCAGACGACCTTTCAAAAGGAAAGTACCAGAAACATCCAAAAAGGAAACGAACTACGTTCACGAAGAAACAATTGGCAGATTTGAACTTCCTTTTCAATAAAAACCCGTACCCCACCCCTAGCCTTCAGAGAGAAATGACCTCAAAAATGGACATACATCCAACAGTCCTGCAGGTTTGGTTCAAGAATCGTAGAGCGAAACTCAAGAAAGCCAAATACGAGGATTTTCAGTCAGAACAGCAAGAGGCTCAACAGCAATTATCTGAGGCAGGAGGCAAGATCAGCTCTTCCAAGGGAAATATGGATACACCTCCCAGGTCCCCTAATGGTACCTCCCCTGCATCTCTAGTTTATATGGATCGTCCAATATCTTCCTTCCAACTCAGCAGGTGGCGCAATTTGAAGGCTGTCACAGACCATTCTCTTGGCCACAAAATGGTACATTTTGGCTACTGCCAATACCCTAATATATACTGCCTCTATCCCATTTTGGAAACCCAAGCTCTCTCCACAAGCTTCAATTCTAATTCTTTTGGCTCTTTTTCGCCATAA
- the LOC118885617 gene encoding interferon lambda-3-like isoform X2: MAPGCTLVLMLMTVAPSRTGAAPVPSPLGALPGARGCHMAQFKSLSPQELQAFKRAKDAFEESLLQKDWDCSSRLFPRTRDLRQLQVWERPVALEAELALTLNVLEATANSSLDHILDQPLHTLHHIHSKLQACVPAQPTAGPRPRGRLHHWLHRLQEAPKKSRDCLEASVMFNLFRLLTQDLKCVASGDQCV, encoded by the exons ATGGCCCCGGGCTGCACGCTGGTGCTGATGCTGATGACCGTGGCGCCGAGCAGGACAGGAGCAGCTCCTGTGCCCTCGCCCCTCGGGGCCCTCCCAGGTGCACGGGGCTGCCACATGGCCCAGTTCAAGTCTCTGTCCCCACAAGAGCTGCAGGCCTTCAAGAGGGCCAAGGACGCCTTT GAAGAGTCGCTCTTGCAGAAGGACTGGGACTGCAGCTCCCGCCTCTTCCCCAGGACCCGGGACCTGAGGCAGCTGCAG GTGTGGGAGCGCCCTGTGGCCTTGGAGGCTGAGCTGGCCCTGACACTGAATGTCCTGGAGGCCACGGCTAACTCATCCCTGGACCACATCCTGGACCAGCCCCTTCACACGCTGCACCACATCCACTCCAAGCTCCAGGCCTGT gTCCCAGCTCAGCCCACAGCAGGCCCCAGGCCCCGGGGCCGCCTCCACCACTGGCTGCACCGGCTCCAGGAGGCCCCGAAGAAG TCCCGGGACTGCCTCGAAGCCTCTGTCATGTTCAACCTCTTCCGCCTCCTCACCCAGGACCTGAAATGTGTTGCCAGTGGAGACCAGTGTGTCTGA
- the LOC118885770 gene encoding interferon lambda-4-like — protein sequence MGPSGAAAVAVGLWVLVTVGVAADPEVVEPPRRLLSHYRSLDPRALLAIKALRDRYEEETLSWRPRNCSFRRRRDPPRPSSRALLRQVARGLADAQDVLSSLPSPELFPGVGPTLELLAAAGRDVAACLELVRPGSRRKSLRRPGRRPQTRTAGSPRCHEATVIFNLLRLLAWDLRLVAHSGPCL from the exons ATGGGGCCGAGTGGCGCAGCCGCGGTGGCCGTGGGGCTGTGGGTCTTGGTGACGGTGGGCGTGGCGGCGGACCCCGAAGTGGTGGAGCCTCCGCGCCGCCTCCTCTCACACTACCGCTCCCTGGACCCCCGGGCGCTGCTGGCCATCAAGGCACTGAGGGACCGCTAT GAGGAAGAGACGCTGAGCTGGAGGCCGCGCAACTGCTCGTTCCGCCGGAGGAGGGACCCTCCGCGGCCTTCC TCCCGTGCGCTGCTCCGCCAGGTGGCCCGCGGCCTCGCCGACGCCCAAGACGTGCTGAGCAGCCTGCCGAGCCCCGAGCTGTTCCCCGGCGTCGGCCCGACCCTGGAGCTGCTGGCGGCCGCGGGGCGGGACGTGGCGGCCTGC CTCGAGCTGGTCCGGCCAGGCTCCCGGAGGAAGTCCCTGCGGCGGCCCGGGAGGCGTCCCCAGACTCGCACAGCT GGCTCGCCTCGGTGCCACGAAGCCACCGTCATCTTCAACCTCCTGCGCCTGCTCGCGTGGGACCTGCGGCTGGTGGCGCACTCGGGTCCTTGTCTGTGA